The sequence AGTCCGATCAGCATGCCCTGGCGGTCGAAAATCCCGGCGGCGTGCAGTCCGCCGGTTTGCCGAAAGGTCTCCTGCGCGGCCCGCAGACGATCGGGCAATTGGCACAAGATCGCGGCGGCGACGCTGATCTCGCTTCGCACAGGCGGGAAATGCTGGTGGACGGATTCGATCGAGGTTTTGCCGCACACGCCGCAACTGGAGGTTGCCGACACGTGCCGGGTCAACCGCCCGAAATCCACTTCCACAGTGGGAGCCAGAAATACGTTCAGAACGTTGCGTTTGGCGGCTGCTTCCCCCTGCACGCAATGCGCCACTTCGAGGACCTCCTCGCGCGTCTTGATGATGCCTTCGGTGAGCAAGAATCCGACGGCGAGTTCCTCGTCTTCACCGGGCGTGCGCATCGTGACAGTCACTCGCTGCCCGCGCACGCGGATTTCGAGCGGTTCTTCCCGGGCCACGGCGTCGGATTTCTCGACCGGTTTGCGGCCCGCCTCAACGCTCCAAAGTTGGACGGGCGCAGTTGCGTCGTCTTGGGATGAGTGCATGCGACTGGAAGTGCTCACGGGATCAGACGTGGAGCGATCTCGGACGCGGACGCGGTTTTATCTGTGAGATCCGTGACACGTCCGACTCGGCTCGCTGGGGACAGGCTCGCCCTACCTCCGACATTCGGTTCCAAGGGCAGGTCGATCATGGACTCAATCGCTCGATACTGACGCAGGCGTTGTAATCCGGCACCCCACCGAGCGCGTCCGTCAGGCCGCGCTTGATCAAAACGTTCCCTTCCGGCCAATGAATCTGAAGGTTGCCTCGCGCAATCGGAGCCAGGAAAACGCGGCCTTCAAAACGCCCAAGATCGTTGATCAAAGCGATCCGGTCGGCGTTTTTGCAGCGCAAGGCGGCTGCATCCTCTGGGTTCATGAACACCGCATCACGCGCAGCGCCCGTGATGGGATCGATTTCGTCGTAGAGAAGCGAGTTGAACTGTTTGCCGCGGCGTGTCGAGACCAAGAATTGGCGATTGGCGATTGGCGATTGGCCATCAAATTCTCTGTCAGGCGAGGAACTCGGCGGATGAATTGAGGATGGAGGCAACGGGACCACGCGGAAGTGTGCTTTGCCGTCCGAGGTCGCGAACTTTCCATCCGCGCAAAGATGCGGGCCGCCGTACTGAATCGCGTCGCCGGTCTTCTTCAGGTTCTGCACGCCATCATAAGTGGGGACGATTCTCGCAATTTCCTCCCGCATCGCCTGGCCGGTTTCGCAACCCAAGAGATGCGCGCGCTCCGGATAAGCCGCGGCGGCGATGTCGCGCAAGATTTGCCATTCGGCCCGGGCTTCTCCGACCTGACGCGGGATTTCCGGGCTGAAGATGATGCGGCGTTCGGTGGTGGTTTCGGTGCCGCCGCCGTCTTGTTCGTAGCGAGTCTTTGCCGGAAGCAGAATCACGTCCTCTTTTGCGTCCAGGAACATCTGATCCGTGAGAATAATGTCTTGATGGACGCGCAAGGGCACATTCGACATCGCTTTGGCCACGTAGTCGGGTTCGGGCAACGTCCGGAGAAAATTGCCTCCAAGACAAAATAGCAAATCCAGTCCGCCACGGGCGGAGGTTTCGACCATCTCCGTGGCGGTGAGGCCAATCCAATCCGGGATTGGAAAACCGTAGAGCGTGGAGAGCGTCGCAGCATTGGCGGCGTTGATGGGTTTGCCCCCGGGA is a genomic window of Verrucomicrobiota bacterium containing:
- the fdhD gene encoding formate dehydrogenase accessory sulfurtransferase FdhD; protein product: MHSSQDDATAPVQLWSVEAGRKPVEKSDAVAREEPLEIRVRGQRVTVTMRTPGEDEELAVGFLLTEGIIKTREEVLEVAHCVQGEAAAKRNVLNVFLAPTVEVDFGRLTRHVSATSSCGVCGKTSIESVHQHFPPVRSEISVAAAILCQLPDRLRAAQETFRQTGGLHAAGIFDRQGMLIGLREDIGRHNAVDKVVGAGCLNGHLPFDSHILLVSGRASFEIMQKALAARIPIVAAVSAPSSLAVEFAQESGQTLIGFLRGKNLNVYSRSERIR